The Leptospira sp. WS39.C2 genome contains a region encoding:
- the gspD gene encoding type II secretion system secretin GspD codes for MRNRLPFVVLCICLYLIVTPNFSQEKGKPKTKTSQEPASFTADWRDTELKDFLMGMSAIIKKNILIDDAVKGKKITIISQKRVRIEDAYGFMKSVLETQGFGLIEENDLIKVVKIKDALAKSQIVRIGKDPVSDSEVALNKTITQIVPLEFSNAIELEPILKRVTSPDTDIIIPKNQNTLIFSGSTADINKLLKLVDNLDVRADGPGSISSAGDIHIYTLEYNEAEKLAAILVKLDMPDAPVAPAQGPPGEAGPDGKPQQAPPQPAAQAPKIPGKQDKIKAVAHKESNSLIVTATPQEWEEIKKIIKILDTPRKQVLLEVLIVELSSTDLNDFGIDWRYQELAYGQFNTGLAAQGGVIDKNGRPTNVNTLSGFSLGFIRRGGQQIIGILNANSTNENFNVLSAPQILTLDNQEAEINVGQDVPVRTQNRNAGLGGDNAVTVANFEYRPTGIKLKFTPHINKNNRITLDLYQEIKNVAGISSEATGGNPTFNKRDIKTTIVVDNIQTIVIGGLLSNDKQKKVQKIPILGEIPLLGTLFRRTTNQNRKTNLMVFLTPHILDDRDKSDRMTIQKKNEQERMVDEREKKLR; via the coding sequence ATGAGAAATCGTCTCCCATTCGTTGTACTTTGTATTTGCCTTTATTTAATTGTGACACCCAATTTCTCACAAGAGAAAGGGAAACCAAAAACCAAAACTTCTCAAGAACCGGCAAGTTTCACAGCAGATTGGAGAGACACAGAACTCAAAGACTTCCTAATGGGAATGAGTGCTATCATCAAAAAAAACATCTTAATTGATGATGCCGTCAAAGGTAAAAAAATCACTATCATCTCTCAAAAACGAGTTCGTATTGAAGATGCGTATGGATTTATGAAGTCCGTATTAGAAACCCAAGGATTTGGATTAATAGAAGAAAACGATCTTATTAAGGTTGTGAAAATAAAAGATGCCCTTGCCAAATCACAAATTGTTAGGATTGGAAAGGATCCCGTTTCTGATTCGGAAGTTGCCTTAAACAAAACCATCACACAAATTGTTCCCTTAGAATTTTCGAATGCGATTGAACTCGAACCCATTCTCAAACGAGTGACAAGTCCTGATACTGATATCATCATTCCTAAGAACCAAAATACTCTTATCTTTTCTGGATCCACTGCTGATATTAACAAATTACTTAAGTTAGTTGATAATTTGGATGTAAGAGCTGATGGGCCAGGATCTATCTCTTCTGCGGGTGACATTCATATTTACACTTTGGAATACAACGAAGCAGAAAAACTCGCTGCCATTCTCGTGAAATTGGATATGCCTGATGCGCCTGTTGCACCGGCACAAGGGCCACCTGGGGAAGCGGGTCCAGATGGAAAACCGCAGCAGGCTCCACCACAACCTGCCGCACAAGCTCCAAAAATTCCAGGCAAACAAGACAAAATCAAAGCAGTTGCTCATAAAGAATCGAACTCGCTTATTGTCACAGCAACCCCACAAGAGTGGGAAGAAATTAAAAAAATCATCAAGATCTTAGACACACCTAGAAAACAGGTGTTACTTGAAGTACTCATTGTTGAGCTTAGTTCCACAGACTTAAATGATTTTGGTATCGATTGGCGTTACCAAGAACTTGCCTATGGGCAGTTTAACACAGGTCTTGCGGCGCAAGGTGGTGTGATTGATAAAAATGGTCGTCCCACAAACGTAAATACTCTCTCTGGATTCTCCCTTGGGTTTATCAGGCGCGGTGGTCAACAGATCATTGGTATTTTAAACGCAAACTCTACCAATGAAAATTTCAATGTATTGTCTGCTCCCCAAATTTTGACTTTGGACAACCAGGAAGCAGAGATCAATGTGGGCCAGGACGTTCCAGTTCGTACCCAAAATAGAAACGCAGGTTTAGGTGGAGATAATGCCGTCACTGTGGCAAACTTTGAATACCGCCCAACAGGGATTAAACTAAAATTCACTCCACACATCAATAAAAACAATCGTATCACACTGGATCTTTACCAAGAGATCAAAAACGTTGCGGGGATTTCTTCGGAAGCAACAGGTGGTAACCCAACTTTTAACAAACGGGATATCAAAACTACCATCGTTGTAGACAACATACAAACCATTGTAATTGGGGGTCTCCTTTCCAATGACAAACAAAAGAAAGTGCAAAAGATCCCAATTTTAGGGGAGATTCCACTTCTCGGAACTTTATTTAGAAGAACCACAAATCAAAATCGAAAAACGAATTTGATGGTGTTCTTAACACCTCACATCTTAGATGATCGTGATAAATCGGATCGTATGACCATCCAAAAGAAAAATGAACAAGAAAGGATGGTGGATGAACGAGAAAAGAAACTGAGATGA
- the gspE gene encoding type II secretion system ATPase GspE — MRKSLGQILLEDGILTVKDLEDISKQQEKTNLPITHIIQKKGLASETDILKALAKLHKMEFYDKLDFVASDEIFSKIPLKLVQRSKIVPFLVKGKKVFVATSDPTDLHPMDDMRSFLKGYELQFVLATENEIMRIVHSQFDKTTAEAKEMMDEMDGSFGDLSDAFESDALDLSNEAPIIKMVNVILSQAVSERASDIHVEPFEKSVVVRYRVDGVLQKVLNPPKSYLAGISTRIKIMSNLNIAENRLPQDGRIKLRLAGKDVDVRVSIIPCQFGERIVMRILNKTDQKYSIETMGFNPQILKEFKELIYKPYGIILVTGPTGSGKSTTLYSALSEINTEERNIITCEDPVEYQMDGISQMQMNEKIGLTFAAGLRSILRQDPDVVMVGEIRDEETARIAIQASLTGHLVFSTLHTNDASSAVTRLVDMGIEPYLITSSVLGFMAQRLVRVICKDCKTSYKPTDKDLAGLGIQRKELKNGVLYRGKGCSSCLNSGYKGRTGLYELLTMNDEIKRAILQGADANRIKELALKNGLSTLQEYGKYKVIEGVTTPEEVLRVS; from the coding sequence ATGAGAAAAAGTTTAGGTCAGATTCTTTTAGAAGATGGAATCCTTACCGTTAAGGATTTAGAAGACATTTCCAAACAACAGGAAAAAACAAACCTTCCCATCACTCACATCATCCAAAAAAAAGGTCTCGCTTCCGAAACCGACATTTTAAAAGCACTGGCGAAACTCCATAAAATGGAGTTTTACGACAAACTTGATTTTGTTGCCAGTGATGAAATTTTTAGTAAAATCCCACTAAAACTTGTACAACGATCCAAAATTGTTCCCTTCCTTGTAAAAGGGAAAAAGGTTTTTGTTGCCACAAGTGATCCAACAGACCTCCATCCTATGGATGATATGCGTTCCTTCTTAAAAGGATACGAACTCCAATTCGTTCTCGCCACAGAAAACGAAATCATGCGCATCGTCCACTCGCAGTTTGATAAAACAACTGCGGAAGCAAAAGAGATGATGGATGAGATGGACGGTAGTTTCGGAGATCTCTCCGATGCCTTTGAATCCGATGCATTAGATTTATCGAATGAAGCGCCTATCATCAAAATGGTGAATGTGATTTTGTCGCAGGCCGTTTCAGAAAGAGCCTCCGATATCCACGTAGAACCGTTTGAAAAATCCGTTGTGGTCAGGTATCGTGTGGATGGTGTTTTGCAAAAAGTTTTAAATCCGCCTAAATCGTATTTGGCGGGAATATCCACTCGTATCAAAATCATGTCCAATTTGAATATTGCGGAAAATAGGCTCCCGCAAGATGGTAGGATCAAACTTAGGTTAGCCGGTAAAGATGTAGACGTGCGGGTATCGATCATCCCTTGCCAATTCGGTGAACGAATTGTGATGAGGATTTTGAATAAAACTGATCAAAAGTATTCGATTGAAACCATGGGATTTAACCCACAAATCCTAAAAGAATTTAAAGAACTCATTTATAAACCTTATGGAATTATCTTAGTTACAGGGCCTACTGGATCCGGAAAATCAACGACTCTTTACTCTGCATTATCGGAGATCAATACCGAAGAAAGAAATATTATCACTTGTGAAGACCCAGTGGAATACCAAATGGATGGAATTTCCCAAATGCAGATGAATGAAAAAATTGGTCTCACATTTGCTGCGGGACTTCGTTCCATTTTACGACAAGACCCGGACGTGGTAATGGTAGGGGAGATCCGTGATGAAGAAACAGCAAGGATCGCCATCCAAGCTTCCCTCACAGGTCACTTAGTATTTTCAACCCTTCACACGAACGATGCTTCCTCAGCTGTGACAAGGCTTGTGGATATGGGAATTGAACCTTACCTCATCACAAGTTCCGTACTTGGGTTTATGGCACAACGTCTTGTGCGTGTGATCTGCAAAGACTGTAAAACTTCCTACAAACCAACTGACAAAGATTTGGCGGGACTTGGAATCCAAAGAAAAGAATTAAAAAATGGTGTATTGTATCGTGGAAAGGGTTGTAGTTCTTGTCTCAATTCTGGATATAAGGGACGAACTGGTTTATACGAACTTCTTACCATGAATGATGAAATCAAACGTGCGATTTTACAGGGAGCGGATGCAAATCGGATCAAGGAACTTGCCCTTAAAAATGGTTTGTCTACCTTACAAGAATATGGAAAATACAAAGTCATTGAAGGAGTTACGACTCCAGAAGAAGTGCTTCGGGTTTCATAA
- a CDS encoding type II secretion system F family protein produces the protein MPLYTYVAFNKKGKEEKNIIDAVNLQAARNKLKSKGLYVRSIQEDREKEERELFPFLSKMLYRIPRKEVGLFCKQLGTLIGAGIPLDKCLLSIIDQVENIYFKKVLIEMRADITEGSSLSESMKKHKTVFPDQYPSLISVGESTGNYENTLHRLAELEEKSSELKSKVQVAMIYPMIMGLLSLGVSIFLLVVVIPQIEQLFASFDAKLPLLTRGVIFLSYVLTNYWYFILAIIIGGFLSFLKWKSSDDGKKVWDKFLLGLPVIGTLLRKILVSNFARNLSILLLNRVPLIVSLNIVSDVVGHTVFKEEIEVAIIKIKEGGKLSDSLQGSQVLPQMVLGMLSAGEASDKVPEMMNKLSEIYESEVDTAIKSLTQSLEPMMIIVMGGIIFTIMAAIMTPMYKLTQEIQGM, from the coding sequence ATGCCACTTTATACCTACGTTGCCTTTAATAAAAAAGGAAAAGAAGAAAAAAACATCATTGATGCTGTCAATTTACAGGCAGCCCGTAATAAACTAAAGTCGAAAGGACTTTATGTTCGATCCATCCAAGAAGACCGGGAAAAAGAGGAACGAGAATTGTTTCCTTTTTTATCCAAAATGTTATATCGGATTCCTAGAAAAGAAGTAGGTCTATTTTGTAAACAACTTGGGACTCTCATTGGAGCGGGGATCCCTCTAGATAAATGTTTACTTTCCATCATTGACCAAGTTGAAAATATCTATTTTAAAAAAGTTTTGATCGAGATGCGAGCGGACATTACAGAAGGTTCCAGTCTTTCTGAGTCGATGAAAAAACACAAAACTGTGTTTCCTGACCAATACCCAAGTTTGATTTCAGTAGGTGAGTCAACAGGGAATTATGAAAACACCTTACATAGGTTAGCAGAACTTGAAGAAAAGTCTTCTGAACTAAAATCAAAAGTCCAAGTGGCTATGATTTATCCTATGATTATGGGTTTACTATCTCTTGGAGTATCGATTTTTTTACTTGTGGTCGTAATCCCACAAATTGAACAATTATTTGCCTCCTTTGATGCCAAACTCCCTCTTCTCACACGTGGGGTTATCTTTTTATCTTATGTATTGACCAATTATTGGTATTTCATTCTAGCAATTATCATTGGTGGTTTTTTAAGTTTTTTAAAATGGAAAAGTTCTGATGATGGGAAAAAAGTATGGGATAAGTTTTTACTTGGTTTGCCTGTGATTGGAACCTTACTTAGAAAAATATTAGTTTCTAATTTTGCAAGAAACCTATCCATTTTACTCCTTAACAGAGTCCCACTCATTGTATCACTCAATATAGTATCTGATGTGGTAGGTCACACTGTTTTTAAAGAAGAAATTGAAGTTGCTATCATCAAAATCAAAGAAGGTGGCAAATTATCCGATTCCTTACAAGGTTCTCAAGTTCTACCGCAGATGGTTTTAGGGATGCTCAGTGCCGGGGAAGCTTCGGACAAAGTTCCCGAAATGATGAATAAACTCTCAGAAATCTACGAATCTGAGGTCGATACGGCAATAAAATCTTTGACCCAATCATTAGAACCTATGATGATCATTGTAATGGGTGGAATTATTTTTACCATTATGGCGGCAATTATGACGCCAATGTACAAACTAACTCAAGAAATCCAGGGGATGTAG
- a CDS encoding type II secretion system protein GspG, translating into MKMKGRNRKIREGLTLIEITVVMLILGSLMAILYSSIGNRGEGEKKLKLKNDSAVLKTALERYLEVYDKYPSEEQGLQALIEKPDDDKIGDDYEPIIREKAVLKDPWKTPYVLKFEGSIPQVLTLGEDKKEGGDGKNKDFNILSPDDYPAAFR; encoded by the coding sequence ATGAAGATGAAAGGAAGAAACAGAAAGATTCGTGAGGGACTCACACTAATCGAGATCACCGTGGTGATGCTCATTTTAGGATCCCTTATGGCAATTCTTTACTCAAGTATTGGAAACCGTGGGGAAGGTGAAAAAAAACTAAAACTGAAAAATGACAGCGCGGTTTTAAAAACTGCACTTGAACGTTATTTAGAAGTTTATGATAAATACCCTTCTGAAGAACAAGGTTTACAAGCTTTAATTGAAAAACCAGACGATGACAAAATTGGGGATGATTATGAACCAATCATTCGGGAAAAAGCAGTTTTGAAGGACCCGTGGAAAACGCCCTATGTTTTGAAATTTGAAGGATCTATCCCACAAGTTCTTACGTTAGGTGAAGATAAAAAAGAAGGTGGAGATGGAAAAAACAAAGATTTTAACATCCTCTCTCCTGATGACTATCCAGCCGCTTTCCGATAA
- a CDS encoding type II secretion system protein — protein MTIQPLSDKIQFPKRKRKFRDGLTLIEIVVVISILGLLMVIVGGSLRNLIIPSTEDISVKLQESFKFGYNKSQLTNQAVLFEYDFEKREYQFFLLKREEGGLEEEPILKKVTLPFYSKIVSVRDLGGKPKNEGKIRIVFTPQGTTTDLFLYVGSDTEIKRTIQIYRYGGKIKIHKTELFPEPETNSISKISYGLDERDEQIDPNAKTQPR, from the coding sequence ATGACTATCCAGCCGCTTTCCGATAAAATTCAATTTCCGAAACGGAAAAGAAAATTTCGCGACGGTCTCACCTTAATTGAGATCGTCGTTGTCATTTCTATATTGGGACTTCTTATGGTGATTGTTGGTGGTTCTTTACGAAACCTCATCATTCCATCCACAGAAGATATCTCCGTCAAATTACAAGAATCCTTTAAATTTGGTTACAATAAATCCCAACTCACAAACCAAGCTGTTCTTTTTGAATACGATTTCGAAAAAAGGGAATACCAATTTTTTTTACTCAAACGAGAAGAAGGTGGTTTAGAAGAAGAACCTATTTTAAAAAAAGTCACTCTTCCTTTTTATTCGAAAATCGTCAGTGTACGGGACTTAGGTGGAAAACCTAAAAATGAAGGAAAAATTCGCATTGTATTTACCCCACAAGGAACAACTACCGATTTATTTTTATACGTAGGCTCTGATACAGAAATCAAACGAACCATCCAAATATATCGTTATGGTGGAAAAATAAAAATCCATAAAACAGAATTATTCCCAGAACCAGAGACAAATTCGATCTCCAAAATTTCCTATGGATTGGATGAACGAGATGAACAAATTGATCCTAATGCAAAAACCCAACCGCGTTAA
- a CDS encoding prepilin-type cleavage/methylation domain-containing protein, producing MQKPNRVNSFRSAFTLFEVTIAMAMAAMVMTYTYSMIAEGISYQKKAVLLSNAVHLAKIKMAQVDSSSTMQTDTSRGSIDAFPGYTFETEIKEEEMDLLKLAGGPNAEELRKKAPKDMLGDKDVGLSDLMKKRGQKKSFETGGVLKVFRVKVSIFYMDGNKKETYTVETFRSTKY from the coding sequence ATGCAAAAACCCAACCGCGTTAATTCATTTCGTTCTGCATTTACTTTATTTGAAGTTACGATAGCAATGGCGATGGCGGCCATGGTGATGACCTATACTTATTCTATGATCGCAGAAGGGATTTCTTACCAAAAAAAAGCAGTTTTACTTTCGAATGCAGTTCACTTAGCAAAAATCAAAATGGCACAAGTGGATTCTTCCTCTACCATGCAAACAGATACTTCCAGAGGTTCCATAGATGCGTTTCCGGGATATACCTTTGAAACAGAAATCAAAGAAGAAGAAATGGATTTACTCAAACTTGCAGGTGGACCTAACGCTGAAGAACTTCGTAAAAAAGCACCAAAAGATATGTTAGGTGATAAAGATGTGGGTCTCAGTGACCTTATGAAAAAACGAGGCCAGAAAAAAAGTTTTGAAACTGGGGGAGTATTAAAGGTATTTCGAGTGAAAGTTTCCATATTTTATATGGATGGAAACAAAAAAGAAACATATACTGTAGAAACATTCCGGAGCACAAAATACTAA
- a CDS encoding type II secretion system protein GspJ, whose amino-acid sequence MNVLCRFQNKENQIPFRKGFTLVEISIVVMIMAVIFTGIFSVFYTANKISRKGASNKGANRKDILYAMENIRGTLSRTYFIDNQKRILFVGKQEGVTGARNDRIVFATANPNSEEEGQASVREVSFYLRKMPNPKMEGLSYLIRREDEMIDNFPTQGGVEHVLLENVKSFQMKFSERGDKWVDDWNSRTTKKIPRLIRFEIISLVGSAFVKYESLAHPVILYK is encoded by the coding sequence ATGAATGTTTTGTGTAGGTTCCAGAATAAAGAAAACCAAATTCCATTTCGCAAAGGGTTTACCTTAGTTGAGATTTCAATTGTTGTGATGATCATGGCAGTCATTTTTACAGGAATTTTTTCTGTGTTTTATACCGCCAATAAAATATCCAGAAAAGGTGCTTCGAATAAAGGTGCCAACCGAAAAGACATCTTATATGCAATGGAAAACATTCGAGGTACACTTTCTCGCACTTATTTTATTGATAACCAAAAACGGATATTGTTTGTAGGAAAACAAGAAGGTGTCACAGGGGCAAGGAATGATCGGATTGTGTTTGCTACTGCTAATCCGAACTCAGAAGAAGAAGGACAAGCGTCTGTCAGGGAAGTTTCTTTTTATCTACGCAAAATGCCCAACCCAAAAATGGAAGGATTGTCTTATCTCATTCGCCGAGAAGATGAGATGATTGATAACTTTCCCACGCAAGGTGGCGTAGAACACGTGTTACTCGAAAATGTAAAAAGTTTCCAAATGAAATTTTCGGAACGTGGCGACAAATGGGTGGATGATTGGAATTCCCGTACCACAAAAAAAATTCCTAGGCTCATTCGGTTTGAAATTATATCATTAGTGGGGAGTGCCTTTGTTAAATATGAATCACTTGCGCATCCGGTTATTCTCTACAAATAA
- a CDS encoding general secretion pathway protein GspK produces the protein MNHLRIRLFSTNKEWKQGFMVYLLVMAIGTASLFTASKYFEDAATEYRVARAQADGFRAHMLAKAGFMGAVGALKKIPEEVLYQSGLAMDPPPIPLGGGVIYYTMSPEDGKININSLVKIYDDQPNQRTIEMVTRLFYQFGLKREMIFPILDWIDENHTETGGGAEQYYYSRLSPPRKIKNAPFYSLSELLNVKGYDRSVVYESLKPKDYDKNNSKDFMTEEERALRSDKDYVLSNNITAYLPAGDSYDDRININTAPYFVLISLSDFMTKQAAMKILKLKLQKGGYIKELKDLETEPEFQVKTTGDLTLYKELAGEGTDVSGGRIKTKGEVYKITGVGIIKDKVVRKVTGLFDLTNNQMLYYTED, from the coding sequence ATGAATCACTTGCGCATCCGGTTATTCTCTACAAATAAAGAATGGAAACAAGGTTTTATGGTCTATCTCCTTGTGATGGCCATAGGAACGGCTTCCCTTTTTACTGCATCAAAATACTTTGAAGATGCTGCAACTGAATATAGAGTGGCGAGAGCACAAGCGGACGGGTTTCGTGCTCATATGTTGGCGAAGGCTGGTTTTATGGGAGCCGTTGGTGCTTTAAAAAAAATCCCGGAAGAAGTTTTATACCAGTCAGGCCTTGCTATGGACCCACCTCCCATTCCACTTGGGGGAGGCGTGATTTATTACACGATGAGCCCTGAAGATGGCAAAATCAATATCAACTCCCTTGTGAAAATTTATGACGACCAACCAAACCAAAGGACCATTGAAATGGTCACTCGTTTGTTTTACCAATTTGGCCTGAAACGAGAGATGATTTTTCCCATTTTGGATTGGATTGACGAAAACCATACGGAAACTGGGGGAGGAGCCGAGCAGTATTATTACAGTCGGTTGAGTCCACCAAGAAAGATTAAAAATGCGCCTTTTTATTCCCTTTCAGAGCTTTTGAATGTAAAAGGATACGACCGTTCCGTGGTGTATGAGAGTTTAAAACCTAAGGATTATGATAAAAATAATTCGAAGGACTTTATGACGGAAGAGGAAAGGGCCCTTCGTTCCGATAAGGATTATGTGCTCTCGAATAATATCACAGCTTATTTACCTGCGGGTGATTCCTATGATGACCGAATTAATATCAATACGGCTCCCTATTTTGTCCTTATTTCCCTCTCCGATTTTATGACCAAACAAGCCGCCATGAAAATTTTGAAACTCAAGTTGCAGAAAGGAGGCTATATTAAAGAATTGAAAGATCTGGAGACAGAACCTGAGTTCCAAGTGAAAACCACTGGGGATCTCACTTTGTATAAGGAACTGGCTGGGGAAGGAACCGATGTATCTGGTGGCCGGATCAAAACTAAGGGTGAAGTTTACAAAATTACTGGGGTTGGGATTATTAAGGATAAAGTGGTTCGGAAGGTTACAGGATTATTTGATCTTACCAACAACCAGATGTTATACTATACTGAAGATTAA
- the pilM gene encoding pilus assembly protein PilM, producing the protein MLSFDQYLAIDYGSTFLKGVLFKKVLGKVVILRTESLPVVELDENEGDPFEYNIIRFIQSFFPEENRFLLNLGIHNLFVRDLTVPLVSEKAIQEVLPFEVENLVPYPMEELEVIGKTWRTGKENSDVITFNVHHSELFRALKPFAKGDLTLSCLSLDSFVLSSLITKNYPLLVAEKSILQLDLGGRYNILNVLHEGKLRHTRQIYIGGEEVTAEISNLLKIDFEEARLVKESLPVGFLFDAIDKGDETKFLNQFHISITQLKSLRKFILAKLDQIIHEVENSIFSLPEQERPNLILLSGGASLYPSLTGYLEEKLGIKTGRYEFLGVNDPSFVTAVATGIHFESRNRVNFLETGFAKKIHTNRFKLAAFKPHIILVTISLILLFGVFIIGIILDKRKIAANKQILMEKYKNSIGGELGEDEDPLDAANKKLKAERKKTEIYRLFLSQESVLDVLNEATEQFPSPEVLPFILDQFNFEEKEIQIYGRVNEFGEIGTIQSALEKSEKFTNIQIQNKRLITGVNKFKVSFKIKMDVVTPKDEP; encoded by the coding sequence ATGTTATCATTTGACCAATACCTTGCTATCGATTACGGCTCTACCTTTCTGAAAGGTGTTTTATTCAAAAAAGTTTTAGGAAAAGTAGTCATTCTCAGGACGGAAAGTTTACCCGTCGTGGAACTAGATGAAAATGAAGGGGATCCCTTCGAATACAATATCATTCGTTTTATTCAAAGTTTTTTCCCTGAAGAAAATCGTTTTTTACTCAATTTAGGAATTCACAATTTATTTGTAAGGGACCTGACCGTGCCCTTGGTATCAGAAAAAGCCATCCAAGAAGTTTTGCCATTTGAAGTGGAAAATTTAGTTCCGTACCCAATGGAAGAACTAGAAGTCATTGGTAAAACTTGGAGAACAGGAAAAGAAAATTCAGATGTCATCACATTTAATGTACACCATTCCGAGTTATTCCGAGCTCTAAAACCATTTGCCAAGGGTGATCTAACATTAAGTTGTTTATCCTTAGATTCCTTTGTGCTCTCCTCCTTAATCACAAAAAACTATCCTTTGTTAGTTGCTGAAAAATCTATTTTACAATTGGATTTGGGTGGTCGGTATAACATTCTCAATGTCCTCCATGAAGGAAAATTACGGCACACCCGCCAAATTTATATTGGAGGAGAAGAAGTAACTGCAGAGATCTCAAACCTTTTAAAAATCGATTTTGAAGAAGCAAGGCTTGTAAAGGAGTCATTACCAGTTGGATTTTTATTTGATGCAATTGATAAGGGAGATGAAACAAAATTTCTAAACCAGTTTCATATAAGCATTACCCAACTAAAGTCCCTTCGGAAATTCATTTTAGCCAAACTTGACCAAATCATCCATGAGGTTGAGAATAGTATTTTTTCACTTCCGGAACAAGAAAGACCAAACCTGATTTTACTTTCAGGGGGTGCTAGTTTATACCCAAGTCTAACAGGATATTTAGAAGAGAAACTGGGAATTAAAACAGGTCGTTACGAATTTTTAGGAGTCAATGATCCTAGTTTTGTAACAGCTGTAGCAACTGGAATTCATTTTGAATCGCGAAACCGAGTGAATTTCTTAGAAACAGGATTTGCGAAAAAAATCCATACCAATCGCTTCAAACTAGCAGCATTCAAACCACACATCATTTTGGTGACTATTTCACTCATTCTTTTGTTTGGTGTTTTTATCATTGGTATCATTTTAGACAAACGTAAAATCGCAGCTAACAAACAGATATTAATGGAAAAATACAAAAATAGTATTGGTGGAGAGTTAGGGGAAGACGAAGATCCACTGGACGCGGCTAATAAAAAGTTAAAAGCAGAACGGAAAAAAACTGAAATTTACCGTTTGTTTTTATCCCAAGAAAGTGTACTCGATGTTTTAAATGAAGCTACCGAACAATTTCCATCCCCTGAAGTTTTACCTTTTATTTTAGATCAGTTTAACTTTGAAGAAAAGGAAATCCAAATTTATGGTAGGGTGAATGAATTTGGTGAAATTGGAACCATCCAATCTGCTTTAGAAAAATCCGAAAAATTTACCAATATCCAAATCCAAAACAAAAGACTCATCACAGGTGTGAACAAGTTCAAAGTCAGCTTTAAAATCAAAATGGATGTAGTGACTCCAAAGGATGAACCTTAA
- the gspN gene encoding type II secretion system protein GspN has product MAKENEFEEDLDLDEDVTIQESLLEDDSELFEEDSDEEHVKVNRSQVFTLITISFVSFLLFTIFIFPLNEIVRSILVKTGKETGIFMDAKEIHFPMIGRKSFDSFVMSFPTGTTLKAEEVSLGISLFGILQSRLEGDVNIGYFSFEGSDLSVGIQTLDLPIRLSPLDEKITKWNGEGEITLSGGKIKESMDIPFLGSLKGTDIRRANLLFKIRSGKLLIERGSLDSNLAKFQFQGVVRLADTISFSQLDLKVCFSFTDKFAQERQDLVGMVALLPQEGGKTCIPVRGTLSAPKVDLPNLNQLGGGVPKPDDGSIEPAPTP; this is encoded by the coding sequence ATGGCAAAAGAAAACGAATTTGAGGAAGATTTAGATTTAGACGAAGATGTAACAATCCAAGAGTCTCTTTTGGAAGATGACAGTGAACTGTTTGAAGAAGATTCCGATGAAGAACATGTCAAAGTCAATCGAAGTCAAGTATTCACATTAATCACAATTTCCTTTGTTTCATTTCTACTTTTTACGATTTTTATATTTCCTTTAAATGAGATTGTACGATCAATCCTAGTAAAAACAGGCAAAGAAACCGGAATCTTTATGGATGCCAAGGAAATCCATTTTCCGATGATAGGGCGTAAGTCTTTTGATAGTTTTGTGATGAGTTTCCCGACAGGTACAACTTTAAAAGCTGAAGAAGTGAGTCTTGGAATTTCATTGTTTGGCATTCTACAATCTCGTTTAGAGGGTGATGTCAATATTGGTTATTTTAGTTTCGAAGGAAGTGATCTTTCCGTAGGTATCCAAACTTTAGATTTGCCAATTCGACTGTCTCCGTTAGATGAAAAGATTACCAAATGGAATGGGGAAGGGGAAATTACACTTTCTGGTGGGAAAATCAAAGAATCGATGGACATTCCATTTTTAGGTTCTTTAAAAGGAACTGATATCAGAAGAGCCAATTTACTTTTCAAAATTCGATCGGGAAAACTTCTCATCGAAAGAGGAAGTCTTGATTCCAATCTGGCAAAATTCCAATTCCAAGGTGTGGTTCGATTAGCCGATACCATTTCGTTTTCACAATTGGACCTTAAAGTATGTTTTTCTTTTACTGATAAATTTGCGCAAGAAAGGCAAGATTTAGTAGGGATGGTAGCTTTATTACCCCAAGAAGGTGGGAAAACTTGTATCCCTGTACGAGGTACATTGTCTGCTCCAAAAGTAGACCTTCCCAACTTAAACCAATTAGGTGGTGGAGTTCCAAAACCAGACGATGGTTCCATTGAACCTGCTCCCACTCCTTAA